The Cellulomonas sp. S1-8 genome has a window encoding:
- a CDS encoding APC family permease, protein MATPATEDLTGRSELKRSITARQLYFYVVGDVLGSGIYVLVGLVAAAVGGAFWMAFLAGVAIAAVTGLAYAELVTKYPKAAGASLYVHKAFRKPLLTFFITICMLSANMAAVGSLASGFVRYFSDLVGLSEESIWIGTGVALLFVALITVINLIGITESVVANVVMTFIELSGLVVVVAIGVIALVNGVNDPGVLLEFSAEGSPVLAVLAGVSLAFFAMTGFENAANVAEETVDPSRAFPRALIGGMLTAGVVYVLVSVSAALAVPIETLAGETLLEVIRADLFFVPAAIMLVVFGLVAMIAISNTALVTVVAQSRILYGMAREDVVPSVFAKIHPTRRSPYVALLFGAAVVGALLVIGAAIRASQAGLPVDDRLDVVDRLATITVVFLLFIYALVIVACLKLRGNDETADTYRASTPLLFAGIVGNVAVLVYTLIDDPAALLWVGGLLAVGLVLYLLEKFRGTTPRRPPEAEPDDVAAPGPSAAHKEP, encoded by the coding sequence ATGGCCACTCCCGCGACCGAGGACCTCACGGGGCGCAGCGAGCTCAAGCGCTCGATCACCGCCCGGCAGCTGTACTTCTACGTGGTCGGCGACGTCCTCGGCTCGGGCATCTACGTGCTCGTCGGCCTGGTCGCCGCGGCCGTCGGCGGCGCCTTCTGGATGGCCTTCCTGGCCGGCGTCGCGATCGCCGCCGTCACCGGCCTCGCGTACGCCGAGCTGGTGACCAAGTACCCGAAGGCGGCCGGCGCTTCGCTCTACGTGCACAAGGCCTTCCGCAAGCCCTTGCTGACGTTCTTCATCACGATCTGCATGCTCTCGGCCAACATGGCCGCGGTCGGGTCGCTGGCCTCGGGGTTCGTGCGCTACTTCAGCGACCTCGTCGGGCTGTCGGAGGAGTCGATCTGGATAGGCACCGGCGTCGCGCTGCTCTTCGTGGCGCTCATCACGGTCATCAACCTGATCGGGATCACCGAGTCCGTGGTGGCGAACGTCGTCATGACGTTCATCGAGCTCAGCGGCCTGGTCGTCGTCGTGGCGATCGGCGTGATCGCGCTGGTGAACGGCGTCAACGACCCGGGCGTGCTGCTGGAGTTCAGCGCGGAGGGCTCGCCCGTCCTGGCGGTGCTCGCGGGCGTCTCGCTGGCCTTCTTCGCCATGACCGGCTTCGAGAACGCCGCCAACGTCGCCGAGGAGACCGTCGACCCCTCGCGCGCCTTCCCGCGGGCGCTGATCGGCGGGATGCTGACCGCGGGCGTGGTCTACGTGCTCGTCTCCGTCTCGGCGGCCCTCGCGGTCCCGATCGAGACGCTCGCCGGCGAGACCCTGCTCGAGGTCATCCGCGCCGACCTCTTCTTCGTCCCGGCCGCGATCATGCTGGTCGTCTTCGGGCTGGTCGCCATGATCGCGATCAGCAACACCGCCCTGGTCACCGTCGTCGCGCAGTCCCGGATCCTGTACGGGATGGCTCGCGAGGACGTCGTGCCCTCGGTCTTCGCCAAGATCCACCCGACGCGCCGCAGCCCGTACGTCGCGCTGCTCTTCGGCGCCGCCGTCGTCGGTGCCCTGCTAGTGATCGGGGCGGCGATCCGCGCGAGCCAGGCCGGGCTGCCCGTGGACGACCGGCTCGACGTCGTCGACCGCCTCGCGACGATCACCGTGGTGTTCCTGCTCTTCATCTACGCGCTCGTGATCGTCGCCTGCCTGAAGCTGCGGGGCAACGACGAGACGGCGGACACCTACCGGGCGAGCACGCCGCTGCTGTTCGCCGGCATCGTCGGCAACGTCGCCGTGCTGGTGTACACGCTGATCGACGACCCGGCGGCGCTCCTGTGGGTGGGCGGCCTGCTGGCCGTCGGCCTCGTGCTCTACCTGCTCGAGAAGTTCCGCGGCACGACGCCCCGACGCCCACCGGAAGCCGAGCCCGACGACGTCGCTGCTCCCGGACCATCCGCTGCGCACAAGGAGCCCTGA